One Bacteroidales bacterium DNA window includes the following coding sequences:
- a CDS encoding polysaccharide export protein: MYKLLISILILFTFSSCLQNKNLYYLQDIDNQIEDSINQANINNYRIQAHDILSIQIHGLDKKNISIFNIYSENISSYNNEAGLYLNGYIVNETGEIELPVIGKVEVINLTINEIQNKLNNLIGEFLKGAIVSVKLISFKISIMGEVSRPGVYNIYKNQVNILEAISMAGDVTTYADIKKVLVIRSINGKTISNRIDLTDVKFIQSNAYYLFPNDIIYIQPLKLKTIRENISVYSLFLSTITTFILVFSFIK, from the coding sequence ATGTATAAACTGTTAATATCAATATTAATATTATTTACATTTTCTTCATGTCTTCAGAATAAAAATTTATATTATCTTCAGGATATAGATAATCAAATAGAAGACAGTATAAATCAAGCTAATATTAATAACTATCGTATCCAAGCACATGATATTCTTTCAATACAAATACATGGTTTGGATAAAAAAAATATTTCCATTTTTAATATATACAGTGAAAATATTTCAAGTTATAATAATGAAGCCGGTTTATATTTAAACGGATATATTGTCAACGAAACAGGAGAAATTGAATTGCCGGTAATAGGCAAGGTTGAAGTAATAAATTTAACTATAAATGAAATTCAGAATAAGTTAAATAATCTTATAGGAGAATTTCTGAAAGGAGCTATAGTATCGGTAAAACTAATTAGTTTTAAAATATCTATTATGGGAGAAGTTTCGAGACCGGGAGTTTATAATATATATAAAAATCAGGTAAATATATTAGAAGCAATTAGTATGGCTGGAGATGTAACAACTTATGCAGATATTAAAAAAGTATTAGTAATCAGATCAATAAACGGAAAAACTATTTCTAATAGAATTGACTTGACAGATGTAAAATTTATTCAATCAAATGCCTATTATTTATTTCCAAATGATATTATATATATTCAACCATTAAAATTAAAAACAATAAGAGAAAACATTTCAGTTTATTCTTTGTTCTTATCAACAATTACAACCTTTATTTTAGTTTTCAGTTTTATTAAATAA
- a CDS encoding T9SS type A sorting domain-containing protein, with protein MQKLLILLLSTFLFSYTYGQKVQTLTTKAATNVSYTSATLNGTVNPDGESEWVKFEYGLTTSYGSGGWADPMSVSGSIDVDVIFNTPSNLEPNTLYHFRVLFFGVADPIGGDLTFTTLALTTPTLTTNSVTEIRQNSAKSGGVISDNGGSNITAKGVCWNTSGNPTTADDKTNDGSGDSDFNSTMTGLIRNTTYYVKAYATNSTGTGYGNQHSFSTTTNTEWTGSTDSDWDDSNNWTDGVPSSDDDVIIPSTTNNPNVNISNAQCYDMDINAAGALTIPTAGGLTVGGDLTIKASSSTNPASLNIQGSGSLTVTGTTNTECYISGTTAWHYISPPVASHAITVIQGYYANSYNESTPGWVNLTGSSTLTKMNGYSVKNNSGSATVTFTGTLNNGNQSISVTNSGTGDDYGWNLIGNPYPSYIDWDAASGWTRHGSDTTVYLYDASSTQYATFNHANGYSTNGGSRYIPPLQGFFIHVSTNNTVQMTNAVRVNSTIDFWKKTEEDTLSNALTLIASGNDCNDEIGILFDQNATTDFDVAYDAYKLFSSKAEIPQLYTNLESGSEMAVNVLPLLTENISINIGFMIGVSGEYSISTKGINTFDEKVGIFLEDTQEDIIIDLREENYNFSSDPVYSDDRFIVHFHKAASISEKFEKDNSIIIYSYNNCIYIKNNTNKVFKGQAIIYNILGEEVFREQLNNFNLNKFDLKLSKGSYIVKVISNKRIYSEKILIN; from the coding sequence ATGCAAAAACTATTAATTTTATTGTTGTCAACATTCTTATTTTCATACACTTACGGACAAAAAGTACAAACACTTACTACAAAAGCAGCTACAAATGTTTCATATACTTCTGCTACTTTAAACGGAACTGTAAACCCTGATGGCGAAAGTGAATGGGTAAAATTTGAGTATGGACTAACAACAAGTTATGGTAGTGGTGGTTGGGCTGACCCAATGTCTGTATCAGGAAGTATTGATGTTGATGTAATATTTAATACTCCTTCTAATCTTGAACCAAATACACTATACCATTTCAGGGTATTATTTTTTGGTGTTGCCGATCCAATAGGAGGTGATTTAACATTTACTACACTTGCTTTAACTACTCCTACTTTAACAACAAATTCAGTTACGGAAATAAGACAAAATTCTGCAAAAAGTGGTGGAGTTATTTCAGATAATGGAGGTTCAAATATTACTGCAAAAGGTGTTTGCTGGAACACAAGCGGCAATCCTACTACTGCCGATGATAAAACAAACGATGGCTCTGGTGATAGTGATTTTAATAGTACTATGACAGGTTTAATAAGAAATACAACTTATTACGTAAAAGCTTATGCAACAAACAGCACAGGAACAGGATACGGTAATCAACATTCTTTTTCAACAACAACAAACACGGAATGGACAGGTTCAACAGACAGCGACTGGGATGATTCAAATAATTGGACAGATGGAGTACCATCAAGTGATGATGATGTTATAATACCTTCAACTACAAATAACCCAAATGTAAATATTTCAAATGCACAATGTTACGATATGGATATTAATGCTGCAGGTGCTTTGACAATTCCTACTGCCGGAGGATTAACAGTTGGAGGAGATTTAACTATTAAAGCCAGTTCATCTACAAATCCTGCTTCGTTAAATATTCAGGGAAGTGGTTCACTAACAGTAACAGGAACAACCAATACCGAATGCTATATTTCCGGTACTACTGCCTGGCATTATATTTCACCTCCAGTAGCAAGCCATGCTATTACTGTAATACAAGGCTATTATGCAAATTCATATAATGAAAGCACACCGGGATGGGTAAACCTTACAGGTTCAAGTACTTTAACAAAAATGAACGGTTATTCTGTTAAAAACAATTCGGGTAGTGCAACTGTAACATTTACAGGAACTTTAAATAATGGAAACCAGAGTATTTCCGTAACAAATAGCGGCACAGGAGATGATTACGGCTGGAATTTAATAGGGAATCCATATCCATCGTATATTGACTGGGATGCAGCAAGTGGCTGGACAAGGCATGGTTCTGATACTACTGTATATTTATATGATGCATCAAGTACCCAGTATGCTACATTTAACCATGCCAACGGTTATTCTACTAATGGTGGTTCAAGATATATTCCGCCATTGCAGGGTTTCTTTATACATGTGTCAACCAATAACACAGTTCAAATGACTAATGCTGTGCGTGTAAATTCAACAATAGATTTCTGGAAAAAAACAGAAGAAGATACATTATCAAATGCACTAACTCTTATTGCAAGCGGTAATGATTGTAATGATGAAATTGGTATTTTGTTTGACCAAAATGCAACTACCGATTTTGATGTTGCATACGATGCTTATAAATTATTCAGCAGTAAAGCTGAAATACCTCAATTATATACTAATTTAGAATCCGGTTCGGAAATGGCAGTGAATGTTTTACCATTGCTAACTGAAAATATTTCAATCAATATTGGTTTTATGATTGGTGTTTCAGGGGAATATTCAATTTCAACCAAAGGAATTAATACATTTGATGAAAAAGTCGGTATATTCCTTGAAGATACTCAGGAAGATATTATTATTGATTTAAGAGAAGAAAATTATAATTTTTCATCTGACCCTGTTTATAGTGATGATAGATTTATTGTTCATTTTCATAAAGCAGCATCAATTAGTGAAAAATTTGAAAAAGATAATTCTATTATAATATATTCATATAATAATTGCATATATATAAAAAATAATACTAACAAAGTTTTTAAAGGGCAAGCAATTATATATAATATTCTTGGCGAAGAAGTATTCAGGGAACAATTAAATAATTTTAATTTAAACAAATTTGATTTAAAATTGTCTAAGGGTAGTTATATTGTAAAAGTAATATCTAATAAAAGGATTTATTCTGAAAAAATATTAATTAATTAA
- a CDS encoding archaeosortase/exosortase family protein translates to MNLSNFLKIYQNKIHYIFNNNRKLFHELFWFILSFLIGFILMVLLAEKEPIVDFIKNSSFTSFIQDSLIIQTRFILNITGYQNYVDGNFLQIHGTEGVVFVFGCLGIRHFALFSGFIIVYPGKILNKLWFILSGIIILHFLNLFRIILICITQVNYIEFTGFVHYYVSRIIMYSGIFILWLVWMNLFSTIKSKKSYK, encoded by the coding sequence ATGAATCTATCAAACTTTCTTAAAATTTATCAAAATAAAATTCATTACATTTTTAATAACAACAGGAAACTATTCCATGAACTTTTTTGGTTTATTCTATCCTTTCTGATTGGATTTATATTAATGGTTCTACTTGCTGAAAAAGAACCTATTGTTGATTTTATTAAAAATTCTTCATTTACTTCATTTATTCAGGATAGTTTAATAATACAAACAAGATTTATCCTTAATATAACAGGATATCAAAATTATGTTGATGGTAATTTTCTTCAGATACATGGAACGGAAGGGGTTGTTTTTGTATTTGGTTGCCTTGGCATCAGGCATTTTGCCCTGTTTTCAGGTTTTATTATCGTATATCCCGGAAAAATATTAAATAAATTATGGTTTATTCTTTCCGGTATAATTATTCTTCACTTTTTAAATTTATTTAGAATAATCCTTATTTGTATTACACAAGTTAATTACATTGAATTTACAGGGTTTGTTCATTACTATGTTTCCCGAATAATAATGTATTCAGGAATTTTTATATTATGGCTTGTTTGGATGAATTTATTTTCAACTATAAAATCAAAAAAATCTTATAAGTAA
- a CDS encoding PAS domain-containing protein encodes MSYYIIILFFSLLICKPLYSQHYNFNKYSVEHGLSQSQISTLYEDSRGFLWIGTESHGISKYNGIDFKKYSQENGISTNQIRTIYEDIQGNIWFGLKGNFISKYNGSFFENYNNKDKYGHLTVNTIIEKEPGIFLIGTNDNGLIEFSNNDIKNLQLVKDQENIKINHLFKKSNKEIWIATNEHGIYIINEQDTIHISYSVLNNKTINSITADTLGNIWIAGQSEIYKYNGKFFERLKIPSNYKINHISTILFDRQGALWIGTYGKGIIKYNGKQFYIYNKKNGLSNDFINDIIEDRTGNIWIGTNGGGICKYEGELYKQLTEKDGLSNNMIRTIIEDKYNNLWFGTYGNGICRYNGKNYKYYSKADGLCSNIIYCSFEDNEGNLWFGSKDEGISKYNGKFFNYNKDIGIENHPVYSIFQDKNGNIWFGTYGKGLIIYDGNKFISITEKNGISSDYIYSIFEDDEENIWIGTESSGIDMIFADKIETEILSKHYIGRNSILNINQKYGLSNNQIIAILQDNNKNIWFGTFGEGLFKLDKDKNLKIYNTTDGLCSNNITFLLYDSKEFLWVGTDKGVNKLTIVDNKSIPQIQLYNNEYGFTSLETNINAAIEDNKGNIIIGTNKGVTIINCDEEIKNNITPKLFISNILLNSEKVNWKEYSDTLNSWTGLPEKLVLKHNQNNIIINFLGIDLKNPKMVRYKWILENFDKNWKDETNQNHVTYSFIPHGKYIFKLNSCNNDGVWNKIPQEISIEILPPFYLTYWFYIVIIILIIVIVLFTTILRSKKFEQEKKELEDKVEIRTKEINEQKITIEQHREKLKSQTEKLQLINKELQKLSIVARETDNSVIIADKDGNIEWVNEGFVKLFGYTFDEFKKEKGINILEFSYNENIEKLFKKCKKNKKSIVYSSLATTKLGKKIWVQTTLTPIFEENGNVEKYIAIDSNISDVKFLNEELKKLSLVASRTDNSVIIMNNKGIIEWINEGFNRMYDFEKNEVKILFGKSVFEIVNNKNKRIIERCIRLKMSDIYITNIKMKTGKLRWIQTVLTPILNGNQELEGLIAVESDISQIKKAEKQIQIEKEKSDILLLNILPDETAEELKLKGVATPRQYSKVSVLFTDFEGFSRTSENMTPSDLVNELHSYFVKFDEIVEKYYIEKIKTIGDAYMCVGGLPIRNKSHTFDTILTGLEIQRFIDKVNKIKTKHGQPKWELRIGIHTGAVVAGVVGKKKFAYDIWGDTVNIASRMEEACEIGKVNISGVTYGYVKDYFDFIYRGKIEAKNMGKIDMYFATNIKSEYSIDGKGIIPNEKFNLFLSEL; translated from the coding sequence ATGTCTTATTATATTATTATACTGTTTTTTAGTTTATTAATTTGTAAACCATTATACAGCCAGCATTATAATTTTAATAAATATAGTGTAGAACATGGATTATCACAATCTCAAATTTCTACACTATACGAAGACAGCAGAGGATTTCTATGGATAGGAACCGAAAGCCACGGAATTAGTAAATATAATGGTATAGATTTTAAAAAATATTCTCAAGAAAACGGAATCAGCACTAATCAAATAAGAACAATATACGAAGATATACAAGGAAATATTTGGTTTGGATTAAAAGGTAATTTTATTAGTAAATATAACGGCAGCTTTTTTGAAAATTATAATAATAAAGACAAATATGGTCATTTAACTGTAAATACAATTATTGAAAAAGAACCCGGAATATTTTTAATAGGCACAAATGATAATGGTTTAATAGAATTTAGCAATAATGATATAAAAAATCTACAGCTTGTAAAAGACCAGGAAAATATTAAAATAAATCATTTATTTAAAAAATCAAACAAAGAAATTTGGATTGCTACTAATGAGCATGGGATTTACATTATAAATGAACAAGATACTATTCATATTTCTTATAGTGTTTTAAACAACAAAACAATAAATTCGATTACTGCTGATACTTTGGGTAATATATGGATTGCCGGACAATCAGAAATTTATAAATACAATGGTAAATTTTTTGAAAGGCTAAAAATCCCATCTAATTATAAAATAAATCATATTTCAACAATTTTGTTTGACAGGCAGGGAGCTTTATGGATAGGAACATACGGAAAAGGGATAATAAAATATAATGGAAAACAATTTTATATATACAACAAAAAAAATGGATTATCTAATGATTTTATAAATGATATAATTGAGGATAGAACAGGAAATATTTGGATTGGAACAAATGGTGGAGGTATATGCAAATACGAAGGAGAGCTTTACAAACAACTCACCGAAAAAGATGGATTATCAAACAATATGATAAGAACAATAATTGAAGATAAATATAATAATCTTTGGTTTGGTACATACGGTAATGGAATTTGCCGTTACAACGGCAAAAATTATAAATATTATTCAAAAGCAGATGGATTATGTTCGAATATTATTTATTGTTCTTTTGAAGATAATGAAGGTAATCTTTGGTTTGGCTCAAAAGATGAAGGAATAAGTAAATATAATGGCAAATTTTTTAATTATAATAAAGATATTGGAATAGAGAATCATCCTGTTTATTCAATATTTCAGGATAAAAATGGTAATATTTGGTTTGGTACATATGGAAAAGGATTAATTATTTATGATGGAAATAAATTTATATCAATTACAGAAAAAAACGGAATAAGCTCCGATTATATATATAGTATTTTCGAGGATGATGAAGAAAATATTTGGATTGGTACCGAAAGTTCAGGAATAGACATGATCTTTGCCGATAAAATTGAAACTGAAATATTATCAAAACATTATATAGGAAGAAATTCAATATTGAATATAAATCAAAAATATGGTCTGAGTAATAACCAGATAATAGCAATTTTACAGGATAATAATAAAAATATTTGGTTTGGAACATTTGGTGAAGGATTATTCAAATTAGATAAAGATAAGAACTTAAAAATTTATAATACAACTGATGGATTATGTTCAAATAATATCACCTTTTTATTATACGACAGTAAAGAATTTCTTTGGGTTGGAACAGACAAGGGAGTTAATAAACTCACAATTGTTGATAATAAATCAATTCCTCAAATCCAATTATATAACAACGAATACGGTTTTACAAGTTTAGAAACCAATATTAATGCTGCTATTGAAGATAATAAAGGCAATATAATAATTGGAACAAATAAAGGAGTTACAATCATTAATTGTGATGAAGAAATAAAAAATAATATCACTCCTAAATTATTTATATCAAATATCTTATTAAATTCAGAAAAAGTAAACTGGAAAGAATATTCTGATACTTTAAATTCATGGACAGGCCTACCTGAAAAATTAGTATTAAAACACAATCAAAATAATATAATTATTAATTTTTTGGGTATTGACCTGAAAAATCCTAAAATGGTAAGATATAAATGGATACTTGAAAACTTTGATAAGAACTGGAAAGATGAAACAAATCAAAACCATGTAACTTATTCTTTTATACCTCATGGTAAATATATATTTAAACTTAATTCATGCAATAATGATGGGGTTTGGAATAAAATACCTCAAGAAATAAGTATTGAAATATTACCTCCGTTTTATCTTACTTACTGGTTTTATATAGTTATAATTATTTTAATAATTGTTATTGTTTTATTTACAACAATACTGCGTAGTAAAAAATTTGAGCAAGAGAAAAAAGAACTTGAAGATAAAGTTGAAATTCGCACAAAAGAAATAAATGAACAAAAAATTACTATTGAACAACATCGCGAAAAATTAAAATCTCAAACTGAAAAATTACAATTAATAAACAAAGAATTACAAAAGCTTTCAATTGTTGCTCGGGAAACAGATAATTCTGTAATTATTGCCGATAAAGATGGCAATATAGAATGGGTAAACGAAGGATTTGTTAAACTGTTCGGATATACATTTGATGAATTTAAAAAAGAAAAAGGCATAAATATTCTTGAATTCAGCTATAATGAAAACATTGAAAAACTATTTAAAAAATGTAAAAAAAATAAAAAATCAATTGTATATTCAAGCTTAGCAACAACTAAATTGGGCAAAAAAATATGGGTGCAAACAACTTTAACACCAATATTCGAAGAAAATGGTAATGTTGAAAAATATATAGCTATTGATTCAAATATTAGTGATGTTAAATTCCTTAATGAAGAATTAAAAAAGCTTTCATTAGTTGCAAGCAGAACAGATAATTCTGTAATTATAATGAATAATAAAGGAATTATTGAATGGATAAATGAAGGATTTAACAGGATGTATGACTTTGAAAAAAATGAAGTAAAAATTCTTTTTGGAAAATCTGTTTTTGAAATTGTTAATAATAAAAACAAAAGAATTATTGAACGGTGTATAAGATTGAAAATGTCAGACATTTATATTACTAATATTAAAATGAAAACAGGTAAATTAAGATGGATACAAACTGTTTTAACACCTATTTTAAATGGTAATCAAGAGTTAGAAGGTTTAATTGCTGTTGAATCAGATATTTCACAAATCAAAAAAGCAGAAAAACAAATACAAATTGAAAAAGAAAAATCAGATATTCTTTTATTGAATATCCTTCCTGATGAAACTGCCGAAGAATTAAAATTAAAAGGAGTAGCTACACCTAGACAATATTCAAAAGTATCAGTACTGTTCACAGATTTTGAAGGTTTTTCAAGAACTTCAGAAAACATGACACCTAGCGATTTAGTTAATGAATTACATTCATATTTTGTAAAATTTGATGAAATAGTAGAAAAATATTATATAGAAAAAATTAAAACAATAGGTGATGCTTATATGTGTGTTGGCGGATTACCAATAAGAAATAAAAGCCACACTTTTGATACAATTCTAACCGGTTTGGAAATACAACGATTTATTGATAAAGTAAACAAAATAAAAACTAAACACGGACAACCAAAATGGGAATTACGTATTGGTATTCATACAGGAGCAGTAGTTGCAGGAGTTGTTGGTAAAAAGAAATTTGCTTATGATATTTGGGGAGATACTGTTAATATTGCAAGCAGAATGGAAGAAGCCTGTGAAATTGGTAAAGTAAATATTTCAGGTGTTACCTATGGATATGTTAAAGATTATTTTGATTTTATATATCGTGGTAAAATTGAAGCTAAAAACATGGGTAAAATCGACATGTATTTTGCAACAAATATAAAATCAGAATATTCAATTGACGGTAAAGGTATTATTCCAAATGAAAAATTTAACCTTTTTCTTTCTGAATTATAA
- a CDS encoding SiaB family protein kinase: protein MSDSLSFIKSVLSLHDEMGRNGFSLVYEGEFNHEIMKMFTSMAEKDMDKSNEERAVKRKVFHVMVECLQNLTKHSEEDKDDFRTGSGLFIVGKKENCYYVITANKIIEEKIVKLKDSLDNINSLNKDELKELFKKQIKEGRLSDKGGAGLGLIDIARKTGEKLEYQFLPLGNNIYFFLLKVKISIVKEN, encoded by the coding sequence ATGTCAGATAGTTTAAGTTTTATAAAATCCGTGCTCTCATTACATGATGAAATGGGAAGAAATGGTTTTTCTTTAGTATATGAAGGTGAATTTAATCATGAAATTATGAAGATGTTTACCTCAATGGCTGAAAAAGACATGGATAAAAGCAATGAAGAAAGAGCGGTAAAAAGAAAAGTATTTCATGTTATGGTCGAATGTTTACAAAATCTAACAAAACATTCCGAAGAAGACAAGGATGATTTCCGAACCGGTAGCGGACTTTTTATAGTTGGAAAAAAAGAAAATTGCTATTATGTAATTACTGCAAATAAAATTATTGAAGAAAAAATTGTAAAACTTAAAGATTCACTAGATAATATAAATTCCTTAAATAAAGATGAACTAAAAGAGCTTTTTAAAAAACAAATTAAAGAAGGCAGATTGTCTGACAAAGGAGGTGCAGGATTAGGATTAATTGATATTGCACGAAAAACAGGTGAAAAATTAGAATACCAGTTTTTACCCTTAGGTAATAATATTTACTTTTTTCTTTTAAAAGTTAAAATTTCTATTGTAAAAGAAAATTAA
- a CDS encoding glycosyltransferase family 39 protein — translation MRLLNKYWNEKPYLTIIIIALFVRIIAAIFSQGYGFHDDHFLVIEAAQSWVDKSDNNTWLPEIQKKLNPDKEPIPQGHSFLYVGIHYLLLSFLKFIGVNSPVFKMFLIRLIHAFFSIIIVITGYKIAYKLSNQKSARQIGLLLAVLWFMPFFSVRNLVEFVCIPLIMWGLWLIFNSDTKKSIILQYFISGLIMGLAFSVRFQIALFIGGVGLAILIQKKWKESIIFGFGVIISIFSIQGIIDYIIWDRPFTEFFEYVRYNIENKYSYGTNNWSMYILVILGLLIPPLSIFWTFGFFRVWKKHLLLFLPTFIFILFHTYFPNKQERFILPIITIFLITGIIGWNEFIEKSKFWKRRKKIMTISLIFFWIINLSILPILTTTYTKKSRVESMDYLSKYKDIKIILCEDTNNRKISFLPQYYLGKWIKIYYYYKHNNIDPKIISQCRGSKFNKTIYSYKYFELNQNVVQPDFILFFDDINLEKRVNEAKKYFPDLKFETIIKPGFIDIIMRKLNPKNTNQPIYIYKVIPSY, via the coding sequence ATGAGATTATTAAACAAATATTGGAATGAAAAACCATATCTAACAATAATTATTATTGCATTATTTGTAAGAATTATTGCTGCAATTTTTTCACAAGGTTACGGTTTTCATGATGATCATTTTTTAGTTATTGAAGCTGCACAATCATGGGTTGATAAATCTGATAATAATACATGGTTGCCTGAAATTCAAAAAAAATTAAATCCCGACAAAGAACCCATCCCTCAAGGCCATAGTTTTCTTTATGTTGGTATTCACTATTTATTACTTTCATTTTTAAAATTCATAGGTGTCAACAGTCCTGTTTTCAAAATGTTTTTAATCAGGTTAATACATGCTTTTTTTTCAATAATTATTGTAATCACGGGATATAAAATTGCTTACAAATTATCAAATCAAAAATCAGCAAGACAAATTGGGTTACTATTAGCTGTACTTTGGTTCATGCCTTTTTTTAGTGTTCGAAATCTTGTTGAATTTGTCTGTATTCCCTTAATAATGTGGGGTTTATGGTTGATTTTTAATTCAGATACAAAAAAAAGTATTATTCTTCAATATTTTATTTCAGGATTAATAATGGGATTAGCTTTTTCTGTGAGATTTCAAATAGCTTTATTTATTGGCGGAGTAGGATTAGCAATATTAATTCAGAAAAAATGGAAAGAATCTATTATTTTCGGTTTTGGTGTAATAATTTCAATTTTTTCTATTCAGGGCATTATTGATTATATTATTTGGGATAGACCATTTACAGAATTTTTTGAATATGTAAGATATAATATTGAAAATAAATATTCATACGGCACTAACAACTGGAGTATGTATATTTTAGTAATATTAGGATTATTAATTCCTCCGCTTAGCATTTTCTGGACATTTGGATTTTTCAGAGTTTGGAAAAAGCATCTTCTTTTATTTCTACCGACTTTTATATTCATACTATTTCATACATATTTCCCTAATAAACAAGAAAGATTTATTTTACCGATTATAACAATTTTTTTAATTACCGGTATAATAGGTTGGAACGAATTTATTGAAAAATCAAAATTTTGGAAAAGACGTAAGAAAATAATGACCATATCTTTAATATTTTTCTGGATAATAAATCTTTCTATTTTACCCATACTTACAACTACATATACAAAAAAATCAAGAGTTGAATCAATGGACTATCTGTCTAAATATAAGGATATTAAAATAATTTTATGCGAAGATACCAATAATAGAAAAATAAGTTTTTTACCACAATATTATCTGGGAAAATGGATAAAAATATATTACTATTATAAACATAATAACATTGATCCAAAAATAATTTCTCAATGTAGAGGCAGTAAATTTAACAAAACCATTTATTCATACAAATATTTTGAATTAAACCAAAATGTAGTTCAACCGGATTTTATTTTATTTTTTGATGATATTAATCTTGAAAAAAGAGTAAATGAAGCAAAAAAATATTTTCCTGATTTAAAATTTGAAACAATTATTAAACCCGGCTTTATTGATATAATAATGAGAAAACTTAACCCAAAAAATACTAATCAGCCAATTTATATTTATAAGGTTATTCCTTCATATTAG